One stretch of Cheilinus undulatus linkage group 5, ASM1832078v1, whole genome shotgun sequence DNA includes these proteins:
- the LOC121509411 gene encoding AP2-associated protein kinase 1-like isoform X13 — MKKFFDTRRELVSSGPGPGAGGGGAGSGGGGSFIGRVFTIGRYQVTVEEIVAEGGFAIVFLVRTHQGVRCALKRMYVNNEHDLQICKLEIQIMRDLVGNKNIVGFLDSSITAVGAGDVWEVLILMDFCRGGQVVNLMNQRLQTGFTEAEVLQIFCDTCEAVARLHQCKTPIIHRDLKVENILLHDRGHYVLCDFGSATNRFQNPQTEGVPVVEEEIKKYTTLSYRAPEMVNLYGGKVITTKADIWAMGCLLYKLCYFTLPFGESQVAICDGSFTIPDNSRYSQDMHCLIRYMLEPDPDKRPDIYQISYFAFKLARRECPVQNVHNSPIPAKLPEPIRASEAVAKKSQTKARLTDPVPTLETSIAPRQRPKAGQAQPQPISGILPIQPTLTPRKRPNMAAGAPQAIGVGVPPPAAAAVQPAQQNPAAPQQAQIANMQPQTAQQHQQLLMKQQQAFLSPQSNQQNLHHQQQHHTVSQAFSKLQPKAKPVPPVKHQQHVVHETTASQLTSIPESALVDPEAVTAGRGLQKVGSLTPPSSPKMAPKSGHRRILSDVTHSAVFGVPVSKSTQLLQAAAAEASLNKSKSASTTPSGSPCSSQQSVYHPGDSDAQSALAAPISAPSWNPFGDDNFSKLTAEELLNKDFAKLAETAAPGEKVTGSNENLIPGLNAFPDETTTCIMGAGSALLTVQDPLNTIFLSETTVDSLIPGLEAPHAQRHSCQPELISTSMPDSLTGDDSLLGCDLLSHTSPHGNQSVSALASSCSSAPPGSGSCLEELQPAHTASDCALLMSCGEKGNDDEFDPIPVLISKNSNQGGHSRSNSGSSESSIPNLARSLLLVDQLIDL, encoded by the exons ATGAAGAAATTTTTTGACACTCGTCGGGAATTGGTGAGCTCCGGGCCTGGACCCGGAGCCGGGGGAGGAGGCGCTGGTTCCGGCGGCGGTGGCAGCTTCATCGGACGGGTCTTTACTATTGGACGTTATCAAGTGACGGTGGAGGAGATAGTCGCAGAAG GAGGTTTTGCCATAGTGTTTTTGGTACGGACTCATCAAGGTGTACGGTGTGCACTAAAAAGGATGTATGTCAATAATGAGCATGACCTGCAAATCTGCAAACTTGAGATCCAGATAATG AGGGACCTTGTGGGCAACAAAAACATAGTTGGTTTCCTGGACTCCAGCATAACTGCAGTCGGAGCTGGTGATGTATGGGAAGTCTTAATCTTAATGGACTTCTGTAGAG GGGGGCAGGTTGTTAACCTGATGAACCAGAGGTTACAGACAGGTTTCACTGAGGCCGAGGTCTTACAGATCTTTTGTGACACGTGTGAAGCAGTTGCTCGTCTCCACCAGTGCAAGACTCCAATCATCCATCGAGATCTCaag GTGGAAAATATTCTTCTGCATGATCGGGGACATTACGTGCTCTGTGATTTTGGAAGTGCCACAAACCGCTTCCAAAACCCTCAGACAGAGGGAGTACCAGTGGTGGAGGAGGAAATCAAAAA ATACACTACTCTGTCATACCGCGCTCCAGAGATGGTCAACCTTTACGGTGGAAAGGTCATCACAACAAAAGCAGACATTTGG GCCATGGGTTGTCTACTTTACAAACTGTGTTACTTCACACTTCCTTTTGGCGAGAGTCAAGTTGCAATCTGTGATGGAAGTTTTACTATCCCAGATAATTCACGCTACTCCCAGGACATGCACTGTCTCATCA GATACATGCTGGAACCTGACCCTGATAAGAGACCAGACATCTACCAAATATCCTACTTTGCCTTTAAACTGGCTCGACGAGAGTGTCCAGTCCAAAATGTACAT AATTCCCCCATTCCTGCAAAACTTCCTGAGCCTATCCGAGCCAGTGAAGCAGTGGCCAAAAAGAGTCAAACCAAAGCCAG GCTCACAGACCCTGTTCCAACACTGGAAACCTCAATCGCACCTCGGCAACGACCCAAGGCTGGCCAGGCTCAGCCTCAACCAATATCAGGCATTCTCCCAATTCAGCCAACTCTCACCCCACGCAAAAGACCCAACATGGCTGCTGGAGCACCACAGGCCATAG GTGTTGGCGTCCCACCtccagctgcagctgctgtccAACCTGCTCAACAGAATCCTGCTGCACCACAGCAAGCTCAGATAGCCAACATGCAGCCACAGACTGCACAGCAGCACCAGCAGCTCCTCATGAAGCAGCAACAAGCCTTCTTAAGCCCGCAGAGTAACCAGCAG AACCTCCACCACCAGCAGCAACATCATACAGTGTCTCAGGCCTTCAGCAAGCTGCAGCCCAAAGCCAAGCCTGTTCCTCCAGTGAAACACCAGCAGCATGTAGTCCATGAAACAACAGCATCTCAACTGACATCCATCCCAGAGTCGGCATTGGTCGACCCAGAGGCCGTG ACGGCTGGCAGAGGGCTGCAAAAGGTCGGCTCCCTCACACCCCCCTCTTCACCAAAGATGGCCCCTAAAAGCGGCCACAGACGAATCCTGAGCGATGTCACTCACAGCGCTGTGTTTGGAGTCCCAGTCAGCAAGTCCACCCAGCTCCTCCAGGCAGCCGCAGCTGAGGCCAGCCTCAACAAGTCCAA ATCAGCCAGCACTACACCTTCTGGCTCCCCCTGTTCATCCCAGCAGAGTGTGTATCATCCAGGTGACAGTGATGCCCAGTCGGCCCTCGCTGCACCCATCTCTGCACCCAGCTGGAACCCCTTTGGCGATGATAACTTCTCCAAGCTTACAGCAGAGGAGCTTCTAAACAAAGACTTTGCAAAGCTAGCTGAGA CAGCTGCACCAGGAGAGAAAGTCACCGGCTCAAATGAAAATCTCATTCCAGGGCTCAATGCTTTCCCAG ATGAAACAACTACCTGCATCATGGGTGCAGGTTCAGCTTTGTTGACAGTCCAGGACCCTTTAAATACCATCTTCCTCTCTGAAACCACAG TGGATTCATTGATTCCTGGTCTGGAAGCCCCACATGCTCAGAGACATTCATGCCAGCCGGAGCTCATCTCTACCAGCATGCCAG ATTCTCTCACTGGGGACGACTCTCTGCTGGGTTGTGATCTGTTATCTCACACTTCCCCTCATGGAAACCAGTCTGTCTCTGCTCTCgcttcctcctgctcctctgctcctcctggCTCTGGATCCTgtctggaggagctgcagccTGCTCATACAGCTTCTG ACTGTGCTCTCCTCATGTCGTGTGGGGAGAAGG